A genomic window from Candidatus Andeanibacterium colombiense includes:
- a CDS encoding glutathione-dependent formaldehyde dehydrogenase: MKAIAWHGKHDVRVDTVDDPEILNPRDAIIRVTSTAICGSDLHLYDGFIPTMKPGDILGHEFMGVVEDVGSASNLKKGQRVVVPFTIACGGCYHCHKHQYSACENGNPADNQDLGRELYGQPMSGLFGYSHLTGGYSGGQAEYVRVPFSDFGRLVIPDDSIEDDKVLFLSDILPTGWMGAENAQIEPGDTVAVWGCGPVGLFAVQSAFLMGAERVIAIDHFPHRLELAKKFGAETINFEESKVYEALQDMTGGIGPDASIDCVGLEAHGAFADNIIDQIKVSTFLGTDRAHSIRQIIMATRKGGRISMPAVYGGFVDKFPLGAFMEKGLTLKTGQTHVQKYLRPLYTAIAEGAIDSTFLISHRMGLDAGPDGYRLFHDEQNEYTKIVLKPGQQLATGTPG; encoded by the coding sequence ATGAAAGCGATTGCCTGGCACGGAAAGCACGATGTGCGGGTCGACACCGTGGACGATCCTGAAATCCTCAATCCGCGCGATGCGATCATTCGCGTCACATCGACAGCGATTTGCGGTTCCGATCTGCACCTCTACGACGGCTTTATACCGACGATGAAACCGGGCGACATCCTTGGGCACGAGTTCATGGGTGTGGTCGAGGACGTCGGCAGCGCAAGCAATCTGAAAAAGGGCCAGCGCGTCGTCGTCCCGTTCACGATCGCGTGCGGCGGATGCTATCACTGCCACAAACACCAATACTCGGCCTGCGAGAACGGCAACCCGGCCGACAACCAGGATCTTGGCCGCGAACTCTACGGCCAGCCGATGAGCGGGTTGTTCGGATACAGCCATCTCACGGGCGGTTATTCCGGGGGACAGGCCGAATATGTGCGGGTGCCGTTTTCCGATTTCGGCCGTCTCGTGATTCCGGACGACAGTATCGAGGACGACAAGGTGCTGTTTCTCAGCGACATCCTCCCGACCGGCTGGATGGGCGCTGAAAACGCACAGATCGAGCCAGGCGACACGGTGGCGGTGTGGGGCTGCGGGCCGGTCGGTCTGTTCGCCGTGCAGTCGGCTTTCCTCATGGGAGCGGAGCGCGTCATCGCGATCGACCACTTTCCCCATCGACTGGAGTTGGCGAAGAAATTCGGCGCCGAGACGATCAATTTCGAAGAGAGCAAGGTCTACGAAGCGCTCCAGGACATGACCGGCGGGATCGGGCCTGATGCCTCGATCGACTGTGTTGGGCTTGAGGCGCACGGCGCCTTCGCCGACAACATCATCGATCAGATTAAGGTCTCAACCTTCTTGGGCACCGACCGCGCCCATTCAATCCGGCAGATAATCATGGCAACGCGGAAGGGCGGACGTATCTCGATGCCGGCCGTCTACGGTGGCTTCGTCGACAAGTTCCCGCTTGGTGCCTTCATGGAGAAGGGCCTGACGCTCAAGACCGGGCAAACCCACGTCCAGAAATATCTGCGGCCGCTCTACACCGCGATTGCGGAAGGGGCGATCGATTCAACCTTCCTGATCAGCCATCGCATGGGGCTCGATGCCGGGCCGGACGGCTACCGTTTGTTCCATGACGAGCAGAACGAATACACCAAGATCGTGCTGAAACCAGGGCAGCAGCTCGCGACTGGGACGCCCGGATGA
- a CDS encoding SRPBCC family protein — protein sequence MQNTFAPEAFQEPAAAPHDDAPVTASKKANSSRALLEEAVTIARSPGELYHFWRDPLNLAAIMENITSIEPIDDRRSRWTVKAPAGKEVSWESVITEDIPGEQITWQSAEGADVANSGRIQFVDAGERGTVVRATIAYEPPAGVVGQIIAKMFQREPRIQTRRELRRFKQLMETGEIATNARNRRIAEAQKD from the coding sequence ATGCAGAACACATTTGCCCCTGAGGCGTTTCAGGAGCCTGCGGCGGCCCCGCACGATGACGCCCCCGTTACCGCATCGAAAAAGGCCAACTCCAGCCGCGCCTTGTTGGAGGAAGCCGTCACGATCGCCCGCTCCCCGGGCGAACTCTATCACTTCTGGCGCGATCCCCTGAACCTGGCGGCGATCATGGAGAACATCACCTCGATCGAGCCTATCGACGACCGGCGCTCGCGCTGGACCGTAAAGGCGCCGGCAGGGAAGGAAGTCAGCTGGGAGTCGGTCATTACCGAGGACATTCCGGGAGAACAAATCACCTGGCAGTCCGCTGAAGGCGCCGACGTCGCGAATAGCGGTCGTATCCAGTTCGTGGATGCCGGGGAGCGCGGCACGGTCGTGCGCGCGACCATCGCCTACGAGCCTCCTGCGGGGGTGGTGGGTCAGATCATAGCCAAGATGTTTCAGCGCGAACCCCGCATCCAGACGCGCCGCGAACTGCGCCGCTTCAAGCAGCTGATGGAAACCGGCGAGATCGCAACCAACGCCCGCAATCGCCGCATTGCTGAAGCACAGAAGGATTGA
- a CDS encoding VirB8/TrbF family protein, protein MNDLRNEKLEDYYEAAESWSADRNAAQDRSRRTAWIVAGVAAAVALFEAIALVLLIPLKKEVPYTLLVDRQTGYVEALRPLEQRTLTPDAALTRSFLVQYVIARESFDAETLQENYRKVGLWSAGEARDRYVSLMQASNREGPLATLPKAARVDVRIRSVSSLRPDQSLVRFDTVRTDRGSSAEYVEHWAAVINFRFSDAGMSAEDRLVNPLGFQVMRYRKDPETLPVVNEVQATPPGVAAPAAAPQPGPTP, encoded by the coding sequence ATGAACGACCTGCGCAATGAAAAGCTTGAGGATTATTACGAGGCAGCCGAAAGCTGGTCAGCTGACCGCAACGCCGCGCAGGACCGTTCGCGGCGGACCGCATGGATCGTCGCGGGCGTCGCCGCGGCCGTGGCGCTGTTCGAGGCGATTGCGCTGGTGCTGCTGATCCCGCTCAAGAAGGAAGTGCCCTATACGCTGCTGGTCGATCGGCAGACCGGCTATGTGGAAGCGCTCAGACCTCTTGAGCAGCGCACGCTTACGCCCGATGCCGCGCTGACCCGTTCGTTCCTCGTGCAGTACGTGATCGCGCGCGAGAGCTTCGATGCGGAGACCCTGCAGGAGAACTACCGCAAGGTCGGCCTGTGGTCCGCCGGCGAGGCGCGCGATCGCTACGTATCGCTGATGCAGGCGAGCAATCGGGAAGGACCGCTCGCGACCCTGCCGAAGGCGGCACGCGTCGATGTCCGTATCCGCAGCGTCTCCTCGCTGCGCCCCGACCAGTCGCTGGTGCGCTTCGACACGGTGCGGACCGACCGCGGGAGCAGCGCCGAATATGTCGAGCACTGGGCGGCGGTGATCAACTTCCGCTTCAGCGATGCCGGGATGAGCGCGGAGGATCGCCTGGTCAATCCGCTCGGCTTCCAGGTCATGCGCTACCGCAAGGATCCCGAGACGCTTCCGGTGGTGAATGAGGTGCAGGCTACCCCTCCGGGCGTTGCCGCTCCGGCAGCAGCGCCGCAGCCGGGGCCGACGCCGTGA
- a CDS encoding Calx-beta domain-containing protein yields MAISGVFGFVRDRAVAVLRVISARKVIGVLCALIFLPSLASATETKTYTYDALGRLTQTQSAGDVNDGQTTATSYDPAGNRTNQTVTGVLSATLSIGNASVTEGGTLSFTVTRSGTTTSAVSVDYATAGGTATSGSDFTAASGTLNFAAGETTKTISITTIDDAVAESAEAMSVTLSNASSGATIANATGIGTINDNDVAPTNLAIGNASATEGGTLSFTVTRSGNTAIAASASYATANGTATAGSDYTAASGTVSFAVGETSKTISVATIDDTAIESAETLTVTLSSPSANTTITTATGTGTISDNDTGLAISDASATEGGTLTFTVTRTGVTTGTSTVSYATSNGTAAAGSDYTAASGTLSFTAGQTSKTITVATTDDSAIESAETLTVTLSSPSGAMLLDATGIGTINDNDVTFAISDASVTEGGTLTFTVTKSGTTSSSLSVNYATSNGTATAGSDYTAASGTLTFTAAQTSKAISVSTTNDTTSEANETLNVTLSSPTSPATLADATSVGTIVDNDAWSSTLTLGEYECGTRCLDRGYVAGNGSLSNTSYNSYTVTSLFMQRDNGVWTVFLSMYGSPVPPNSGWTSITVPGVGTLNRASATYSTSGTIATWSWSVSNNITNGTVTIQ; encoded by the coding sequence ATGGCCATTTCTGGCGTGTTTGGTTTTGTGCGCGATCGCGCGGTCGCGGTTTTGCGCGTTATTTCGGCGCGCAAGGTTATCGGGGTGCTTTGCGCACTCATATTTCTGCCATCTCTGGCTTCGGCCACTGAAACAAAAACCTATACATATGATGCGTTGGGCCGCCTGACGCAGACGCAGAGCGCTGGCGATGTGAATGACGGTCAGACAACCGCCACAAGTTACGATCCGGCCGGAAACCGCACAAACCAGACGGTCACTGGTGTTCTTTCGGCAACGCTCTCGATCGGAAATGCCAGCGTGACTGAGGGGGGGACGCTAAGCTTCACGGTCACCCGTTCGGGTACGACCACCAGCGCGGTGAGCGTTGATTACGCGACGGCAGGCGGCACCGCGACTTCAGGCAGCGATTTCACCGCAGCCTCGGGTACGCTGAACTTTGCCGCGGGCGAGACGACCAAGACAATCTCGATCACCACGATCGACGACGCGGTAGCTGAGTCTGCCGAGGCGATGAGTGTGACCCTGTCGAACGCCTCCAGCGGAGCGACGATTGCGAACGCGACAGGCATCGGGACGATCAACGACAATGATGTAGCGCCAACGAACCTGGCGATCGGCAATGCCAGTGCGACCGAAGGCGGGACGCTGAGCTTCACAGTCACGCGTTCGGGCAATACGGCGATTGCTGCCAGCGCAAGCTATGCGACCGCGAACGGTACCGCCACGGCGGGAAGCGATTACACTGCCGCCTCGGGCACGGTGAGCTTTGCCGTCGGCGAAACCAGCAAGACGATCTCGGTCGCGACGATCGACGATACTGCCATCGAATCTGCCGAGACGCTGACGGTCACACTGTCGAGTCCCTCAGCAAATACCACCATCACCACGGCGACCGGCACGGGTACGATCAGCGACAACGACACCGGCCTTGCGATCAGCGATGCAAGCGCGACCGAAGGCGGGACGCTGACCTTCACGGTGACCCGCACCGGTGTGACCACCGGCACGTCGACCGTGAGTTATGCCACGTCGAACGGAACGGCCGCCGCGGGTAGCGACTACACCGCCGCTTCGGGGACGCTCAGCTTCACCGCCGGCCAGACGAGCAAGACCATCACGGTTGCGACTACCGACGACAGCGCAATTGAATCCGCCGAGACATTGACGGTGACGCTATCGAGCCCGTCGGGGGCAATGCTGCTCGATGCTACCGGTATCGGCACGATCAACGACAATGATGTAACGTTCGCGATCTCTGACGCGAGCGTGACTGAAGGGGGCACGCTGACGTTCACGGTAACCAAGTCCGGAACCACATCGAGCTCGTTGTCGGTCAATTATGCCACCAGCAATGGCACCGCGACTGCCGGATCGGACTACACCGCCGCCAGCGGCACGCTGACGTTCACTGCGGCACAGACCAGCAAGGCCATCTCGGTCAGCACGACGAATGACACGACGTCTGAAGCCAACGAGACGCTCAATGTCACGCTCTCCAGCCCCACAAGCCCGGCGACGCTAGCCGATGCAACTAGCGTCGGTACCATCGTCGATAACGATGCATGGTCTTCAACGCTTACGCTGGGCGAATATGAATGCGGAACGAGATGTCTGGACCGCGGCTATGTTGCTGGAAATGGTTCTCTGAGTAATACATCGTATAATTCCTACACTGTAACATCTCTCTTCATGCAAAGGGATAATGGTGTTTGGACGGTTTTTCTATCTATGTACGGGAGTCCCGTTCCGCCAAATTCTGGATGGACTTCGATAACAGTTCCGGGTGTTGGAACGCTAAACCGGGCATCGGCAACCTATTCAACGTCCGGAACCATCGCGACCTGGTCTTGGAGCGTTAGCAACAACATCACAAACGGCACGGTGACGATCCAGTGA
- a CDS encoding VirB3 family type IV secretion system protein → MFAGVTYSYFVINAILTVELFLIFKSFKVLLAGLVIHLVGALVCLREPRFFDLWISRVRNCPRVKNFAFWQCNSYRP, encoded by the coding sequence ATGTTTGCGGGCGTGACCTACAGCTACTTCGTCATCAACGCGATCCTGACGGTCGAGCTGTTCCTGATATTCAAGAGCTTCAAGGTACTGCTCGCCGGGCTTGTGATCCATCTCGTTGGCGCGCTGGTCTGCCTTCGCGAACCGCGCTTCTTCGATCTGTGGATTTCACGCGTGCGTAATTGCCCGCGGGTCAAAAACTTCGCGTTCTGGCAATGCAATTCCTATCGTCCCTGA
- a CDS encoding VirB4 family type IV secretion/conjugal transfer ATPase, with the protein MQFLSSLTRPAAPRAPAGPGSARFAGREKPAGAHLPYACHIDDVTLETRDGLLMQTIHLGGLLFETADSDELNYRAELRDAMLRAVGSSRFAVYHHVIRRRADVALDADYADDFSRNLDARWRRRLEAKQMYVNELFLTIVRRPLQGRIGIADRVRDMFARGIEQRGAVLAAERRALDAAREALMAALGQYAPRLLSVYETPQDGFRSEPLEFLSCLFNGEMRPVALPHGDIGMHLPWRRISFGQDAVELAAAGQSKRRFSALVSIKDYPSQTMPGMFDELYRLPFEMQVSQSFAFAERGQALGRMNLALRRMKSAEDDALSLRDELYLAKDDVAAGRASFGEHHSTIAIQSDDLGRLNREVAEVIAMLADLGINAVREDVALEPAFWAQFPGNFKYIARSGMVSSRNFAGMASMHNFPVGQARGNHWGDAVTLFETTAAGPYFFNFHAHDLGNFTIIGPSGSGKTVVLNFLLAQARKFAPRIIFFDKDRGAELFIRAIGGQYDRLRPGEPSGLNPLQLPDTPANRQFLIEWLSLLAGGTDSEEMGHIRDAIEASYVEPPARRRLRHLVELFRGYSRPRSDDLYARLRPWWGEGEQAWLFDNAEDQTDLDAETVGFDMTAILDDPKLRTPALFYFFHRVEERLDGTPSIVVVDEGWKALDDEVFIRRIKDWEKTIRKRNGVVGFATQSAQDALESRISSAIIEQAATQIFMINPKGRAEDYINGFGLTPHEFDLVRTLPDNSHCFLIKHGNDSVVARLDLSGEREILTILSGRESTVRLFDELVEETGYAPDKWLKTLLEMAA; encoded by the coding sequence ATGCAATTCCTATCGTCCCTGACGCGGCCGGCCGCTCCTCGCGCCCCGGCCGGACCGGGCTCGGCTCGATTTGCGGGGCGCGAGAAGCCGGCGGGAGCGCATCTGCCCTACGCCTGCCACATCGACGACGTCACCCTCGAGACCCGTGACGGGCTGCTTATGCAGACGATCCATCTGGGCGGGCTGCTCTTCGAGACCGCCGACAGCGACGAACTCAACTACCGCGCTGAGCTGCGCGACGCGATGCTGCGCGCAGTCGGTTCGTCGCGCTTTGCGGTCTACCACCACGTGATCCGCCGCCGTGCGGACGTGGCGCTCGATGCGGACTACGCCGACGATTTCTCGCGCAACCTCGATGCCCGCTGGCGACGGCGGCTCGAAGCCAAGCAGATGTACGTCAACGAGCTGTTCTTGACCATTGTGCGGCGGCCGCTGCAGGGCCGGATCGGGATCGCCGACCGGGTGCGTGATATGTTCGCGCGCGGGATCGAACAGCGCGGCGCGGTGCTCGCGGCTGAGCGGCGCGCGCTCGATGCGGCGCGCGAGGCGCTGATGGCGGCGCTCGGCCAATATGCGCCGCGGCTGCTGTCGGTCTACGAGACACCGCAGGACGGCTTCCGCTCCGAGCCGCTCGAATTTCTTTCCTGCTTGTTCAACGGCGAGATGCGTCCGGTCGCGCTGCCGCATGGCGACATCGGCATGCACCTGCCTTGGCGCCGGATCAGCTTCGGGCAGGATGCAGTGGAGCTTGCCGCGGCAGGACAGAGCAAACGCCGCTTCTCCGCGCTGGTCTCGATCAAGGATTATCCGTCGCAGACGATGCCCGGCATGTTCGACGAGCTCTACCGCCTGCCGTTCGAGATGCAGGTGAGCCAGAGCTTCGCCTTCGCCGAACGCGGTCAGGCGCTGGGGCGGATGAACCTCGCGCTGCGCCGGATGAAGTCCGCCGAGGACGACGCACTCTCGCTCCGCGATGAGCTTTACCTCGCCAAGGACGATGTCGCCGCCGGGCGCGCTTCGTTCGGCGAGCACCATTCGACGATCGCGATTCAGTCCGACGATCTTGGGCGGCTTAACCGCGAGGTTGCCGAGGTGATCGCGATGCTCGCCGATCTCGGAATCAACGCGGTGCGCGAGGATGTTGCGCTGGAGCCAGCCTTCTGGGCACAGTTCCCCGGCAACTTCAAATATATCGCAAGGTCGGGAATGGTCTCGTCGCGCAATTTCGCCGGAATGGCGAGCATGCACAATTTCCCGGTCGGCCAGGCGCGCGGCAATCACTGGGGCGATGCGGTGACCCTGTTCGAGACCACCGCGGCCGGGCCCTATTTCTTCAATTTCCATGCGCATGACCTGGGCAATTTCACGATCATCGGCCCCTCGGGATCGGGCAAAACGGTCGTGCTCAATTTCCTGCTCGCGCAGGCGCGCAAGTTTGCGCCGAGGATCATCTTCTTCGACAAGGACCGCGGCGCCGAGTTGTTCATCCGCGCAATCGGCGGACAGTACGACCGGCTGCGACCGGGTGAACCCTCGGGCCTCAATCCGCTCCAGCTGCCCGACACGCCGGCCAACCGCCAGTTCCTGATCGAGTGGCTATCGCTGCTTGCTGGCGGGACGGACAGCGAGGAGATGGGCCATATCCGCGACGCGATCGAGGCGAGCTACGTTGAGCCTCCGGCCCGCCGCCGGTTGCGCCACCTTGTGGAGCTGTTCCGCGGCTACAGCCGCCCGCGGTCTGACGATCTCTATGCGCGCCTCAGGCCGTGGTGGGGCGAGGGCGAGCAGGCTTGGCTGTTCGACAATGCCGAGGACCAGACCGATCTTGACGCCGAGACGGTCGGGTTCGACATGACCGCGATCCTCGACGATCCGAAACTGCGCACGCCGGCGCTGTTCTATTTCTTCCACCGGGTCGAGGAACGGCTCGACGGCACGCCGTCGATCGTGGTGGTCGATGAGGGGTGGAAGGCGCTCGACGACGAGGTCTTCATCCGCCGGATCAAGGACTGGGAAAAGACCATCCGCAAGCGCAACGGGGTGGTCGGGTTCGCGACCCAGAGCGCGCAGGATGCGCTGGAGAGCAGGATATCGAGCGCGATCATCGAACAGGCCGCGACGCAGATATTCATGATCAACCCGAAAGGCCGGGCGGAAGACTACATCAACGGCTTCGGCCTGACCCCGCATGAGTTCGACCTCGTCCGCACGCTGCCGGACAATTCGCACTGCTTCCTGATCAAGCACGGCAACGACAGCGTGGTCGCGCGGCTGGACCTGTCGGGTGAGCGCGAGATCCTGACCATCCTCTCGGGCCGCGAAAGTACGGTGCGGCTGTTTGACGAGCTGGTCGAGGAGACCGGCTATGCGCCCGACAAGTGGCTCAAGACCCTGCTGGAAATGGCGGCATAA
- a CDS encoding IS6 family transposase, whose product MSKVSNPFRYFHSSPEIIRMVVMLYVRYPLSLRNVEDLLFERGYDFCHETVRLWWNRFEPMFAAEIRRRRVGHMRGFRHWRWHLDEMYVKTNGEMVYLWRAVDHEGEVLESFVTKKRDKSAALTFMKKALKRHGKAEAIVTDGLLPYPAAMKELGNQDRRETGRWSNNRVENSHLPLRRRERAMLRFRRMKSLQKFASVHASLHNHFNSERHLVDRQTYKERRSAALDEWQNLAA is encoded by the coding sequence ATGAGCAAGGTCAGCAACCCGTTCCGCTATTTCCACTCGTCGCCTGAAATCATCCGCATGGTGGTGATGTTGTACGTGCGGTATCCGCTGTCGCTGCGGAACGTCGAAGACCTGCTGTTCGAGCGAGGTTATGACTTCTGCCACGAGACGGTTCGCCTGTGGTGGAACCGGTTCGAGCCGATGTTTGCAGCCGAGATCCGCAGGCGGCGTGTGGGCCACATGCGAGGCTTTCGGCACTGGCGCTGGCACCTCGACGAGATGTACGTGAAGACGAACGGCGAGATGGTCTACCTGTGGCGCGCCGTCGATCACGAAGGCGAAGTGCTGGAGTCCTTCGTTACGAAGAAACGGGACAAATCTGCGGCGTTGACCTTCATGAAGAAGGCACTGAAACGGCATGGAAAGGCCGAGGCGATCGTTACCGATGGGCTGCTACCCTACCCGGCAGCGATGAAGGAACTGGGCAATCAGGATCGTCGCGAGACGGGCCGGTGGTCGAACAACCGAGTTGAAAACAGTCACCTTCCTCTGCGCAGGCGAGAGCGGGCGATGCTCAGGTTCCGAAGGATGAAATCGCTGCAGAAATTCGCCTCCGTTCACGCCTCCCTGCACAACCATTTCAACTCGGAACGCCACCTCGTCGATCGCCAGACTTACAAGGAACGCCGCTCGGCCGCGCTGGACGAGTGGCAAAATCTCGCGGCCTGA
- a CDS encoding type IV secretion system protein, whose translation MACPAVTTGQGFLTETLSHLDCQAQIVGSYGFQSLANSGSPASSLLTALLTLFVALFGIRLLFGRRVGPGDAVGAVLKIGIVLTLALSWPAFRTLAYDTVLHGPAQLGATIGGDALPELGDGLAGRLQQVDDGIIALTQVGSGRQVGSLDVPGEQPGSFQGIALQDESALGYGRTIFLGATIGMLGALRIAAALLLALTPVIAGLLLFDVTRGIFAGWLRGLVLTALGSLGISLLLAIEVAVMEPWLEDALNRRTLGYATPGAPTELLALSLGFALAGFTLLAVLTRVAFQNSWPMASWLQPAVHAEPVPTERTVPAVLDRSSDLPVHSRAVAVSEAMMATIRREERFDDRREGRRLSEVAVRGGGPVTATAGGAGGAQALGSSYRRNSRRASGAHQRRNDTR comes from the coding sequence ATGGCCTGTCCCGCAGTCACCACCGGCCAGGGATTCCTGACCGAGACCTTGAGTCACCTCGACTGCCAGGCGCAGATCGTTGGCAGCTACGGCTTTCAGTCACTCGCCAATAGCGGCTCGCCCGCCTCCAGCCTGCTAACCGCGCTGCTGACGCTCTTCGTGGCACTGTTCGGGATCCGGCTCCTGTTCGGCAGACGGGTCGGTCCCGGCGATGCAGTCGGGGCGGTGCTCAAAATCGGGATCGTACTGACCCTTGCGCTCAGCTGGCCAGCATTTCGCACGCTCGCCTACGATACCGTGCTGCATGGTCCCGCGCAGCTCGGGGCGACGATCGGCGGCGATGCCCTACCTGAACTCGGCGATGGTCTTGCGGGGCGCCTGCAACAGGTCGATGACGGGATCATCGCTCTGACCCAGGTCGGCTCGGGGCGGCAGGTCGGATCGCTCGATGTACCTGGCGAGCAGCCGGGATCGTTCCAGGGCATCGCGCTGCAGGACGAGAGCGCGCTCGGCTATGGCCGGACCATATTTCTTGGCGCGACGATCGGCATGCTCGGCGCGCTGCGTATCGCGGCGGCGCTGCTCCTCGCGCTGACCCCGGTGATTGCCGGACTGCTGCTGTTCGATGTGACCCGCGGGATATTTGCCGGCTGGCTGCGCGGGCTGGTCCTGACCGCGCTCGGGTCGCTCGGTATCTCGCTGCTGCTGGCAATCGAGGTCGCGGTGATGGAGCCCTGGCTCGAGGACGCGCTGAACCGGCGCACGCTCGGCTATGCGACACCGGGAGCGCCGACCGAGCTGCTCGCGCTTTCGCTGGGCTTTGCGCTTGCAGGGTTTACCTTACTCGCGGTGCTGACGCGGGTCGCGTTCCAGAACAGCTGGCCGATGGCGAGCTGGCTGCAGCCTGCGGTACACGCGGAGCCTGTTCCGACCGAGCGGACTGTCCCGGCGGTGCTCGACCGATCGAGTGATCTTCCGGTCCATTCACGCGCCGTGGCGGTGAGCGAGGCGATGATGGCGACGATCCGGCGCGAGGAGCGCTTCGACGATCGCCGCGAGGGCCGGCGCCTGAGTGAAGTGGCGGTGCGGGGTGGCGGGCCGGTTACGGCGACCGCCGGCGGGGCCGGAGGAGCCCAGGCGCTCGGCAGCTCCTATCGCCGGAACAGCCGCCGGGCTTCCGGCGCCCATCAGCGCAGGAACGACACGCGATGA